A region of Anticarsia gemmatalis isolate Benzon Research Colony breed Stoneville strain chromosome 10, ilAntGemm2 primary, whole genome shotgun sequence DNA encodes the following proteins:
- the LOC142976054 gene encoding uncharacterized protein LOC142976054 translates to MELSEDEAEELVKNAPWHVRRWVTGSSFPPALAEPNAEARTSTSGVTGAAATRETCQGSEFDVSPVETTALTGLRKDIPGNEELEEPVRDIITNIERGIDHEADRLLGMSTSFDWVEGFESFRGVPENFSGPTPGLVRGYDSPYDAFTDIWDKSIIELIVTETNRYAQQTIAALKSKGGLKPSSRLREWTDTNADDIMVLFAIYMYMVNKSLIS, encoded by the coding sequence ATGGAGCTGTCGGAAGACGAGGCCGAGGAGCTGGTAAAAAATGCGCCTTGGCACGTGCGGCGTTGGGTCACCGGCAGCTCCTTTCCTCCTGCACTGGCAGAGCCCAATGCCGAGGCTCGCACGTCTACATCGGGCGTGACGGGAGCAGCTGCGACGAGGGAGACCTGTCAAGGCAGTGAGTTCGACGTATCTCCTGTCGAAACTACAGCTTTGACGGGGCTCAGAAAAGATATCCCGGGCAACGAGGAGCTCGAAGAACCTGTCCGGGATATCATAACTAATATAGAGCGGGGCATTGATCACGAAGCCGATCGTTTGTTGGGCATGTCAACAAGTTTCGATTGGGTGGAGGGGTTCGAGAGTTTTCGGGGAGTGCCCGAAAATTTTTCCGGCCCCACTCCCGGACTAGTCAGGGGCTACGATTCGCCCTATGATGCTTTTACCGACATATGGGATAAAAGCATTATAGAGCTAATCGTCACCGAAACTAACCGATATGCCCAACAAACGATCGCCGCTCTCAAGAGCAAAGGTGGACTGAAACCATCATCTCGTCTGCGTGAGTGGACAGACACGAACGCAGACGACATAATGGTTTTGTTCgccatatatatgtatatggtaAACAAATCGTTGATCTCATAG
- the LOC142976313 gene encoding proton-coupled amino acid transporter-like protein acs — protein MAAFEKVSKLTFTPHGEDRPLDFRNTRLSSVPDDPDYDPRDHRHPHPELKPWLAYVYLLRTMCGVGLLGMPVAFSCSGQVAGAVITIIMGWIIVHTHHLLLNCLADISKRLRVPYISYRYGFRLALLRGPAIFHPIGHRAPTLVALFMLLSQLGICSVCVVMTSDSLRDIIDCESVAPALAVLLPVYLLLEFYMKNLARVSYIALSGNVLNTVGLILVFYHIFKEPQKHLRPLEPYMPAWLFTSGMCLFNLSAVGVILTLDKALKQPRKMTEKFGVINVGLGVPIALSVVFGSLGYWAFGPMEENILRSLPYEDLSAMVTFGIFVISMTASYPLQCYPAIAVVIEVIKYRDMFHTPSPKTLKVIEIIARPAFVISSFVVAYNIPFQGPLVAFVGNLCTSLVSILFPAMMDLSLRYDQPESYGKYNFHMIKDLFLMFIGVLHFIGGVYFCGYLIWIREIGSRSPNAMDFF, from the exons at GGCAGCGTTCGAGAAAGTCAGTAAATTGACATTTACTCCACATGGCGAGGATAGGCCTTTAGATTTTCGGAACACCCGTCTGTCTTCTGTACCAGATGACCCTGATTATGATCCGAGGGACCATAGGCATCCTCACCCTGAACTAAA GCCATGGCTGGCGTACGTGTACCTACTCCGGACCATGTGTGGTGTGGGGCTGCTCGGCATGCCGGTGGCGTTCAGCTGCAGCGGGCAGGTCGCCGGAGCTGTCATCACTATCATCATGGGCTGGATCATCGTACACACGCATCATCTTCTG TTGAATTGCCTAGCAGACATCAGTAAAAGACTGAGGGTGCCTTACATCTCGTATAGATATGGGTTTCGGCTGGCGTTACTCCGTGGCCCTGCGATCTTTCATCCAATAGGACATCGTGCTCC GACGTTAGTAGCGCTATTCATGTTACTTAGTCAGCTCGGAATATGTTCAGTGTGCGTCGTCATGACTTCAGACAGCCTACGAGAT ATAATAGATTGTGAGAGCGTGGCCCCGGCGCTGGCTGTGCTATTGCCAGTGTATTTACTGCTGGAGTTCTATATGAAGAACTTGGCTCGCGTCAGCTATATCGCTTTGAGtg GTAACGTATTAAACACAGTGGGTTTGATCCTGGTGTTCTACCACATATTTAAAGAGCCTCAGAAGCACTTAAGACCTCTGGAGCCATATATGCCAGCCTGGCTGTTCACCAGTGGCATGTGCCTGTTCAATCTAAGCGCCGTTGGAGTG atccTAACCCTAGACAAAGCGTTGAAGCAGCCTCGCAAGATGACTGAAAAGTTTGGAGTGATCAACGTCGGGCTGGGTGTTCCTATTGCTCTGTCGGTCGTGTTCGGCAGTCTCGGCTACTGGGCCTTCGGACCCATGGAGGAAAATATCCTGAGGAGTCTGCCATATGAAGACCT CTCAGCAATGGTCACATTTGGAATATTCGTGATATCTATGACGGCATCATACCCACTGCAGTGTTACCCGGCCATTGCAGTGGTCATCGAAGTGATTAAATATAGGGACATGTTCCACACACCCTCGCCGAAGACCCTCAAAGTGATTGAGATCATCGCCAGACCTGCGTTTGTTATTTCTTCAT TTGTAGTCGCATACAATATACCGTTCCAAGGACCTCTGGTAGCTTTCGTTGGTAATTTATGCACAAGTCTGGTGTCAATACTGTTTCCCGCTATGATGGACCTAAGTCTTAGATACGATCAACCCGAAAGCTACGGcaaatacaattttcatatgattaaagatttatttctaATGTTTATTGGTGTTCTCCATTTTATTGgaggtgtttatttttgtggcTATTTAATATGGATACGGGAAATAGGAAGTAGATCTCCAAATGCCATGGACTtcttttga
- the CycK gene encoding cyclin K → MPYWYYDKKDLQNTPSCRDGISNETENRYRKEGARFIIDTGSKMDLGYNTVATGVVYFHRFYMFHSFRTFPRYITACCCLFLAGKVEETPKKCKDIIKVAKSLLTEQKFASFGDDPKEEVMTLERILLQTIKFDLQVEHPYGYLLKYAKCLKGDKTKLQKMVQMAWTFVNDSLCTTLCLQWEPEVIAVALMFLAGKLSKFEVLDWNGRVPKHNAWWDMFVEDITMELLEDICHQVLDLYSPQPQSSGSDSPPLPANSKQPKNEKKPLSITPPTSVSPVSVIASKPVVTPIKNGSELKIEPPKMEPLRYSYPAYPGLPPYPPVYTAPPPTIPPPPRLPLAAGPPPPLVYTEPPPAPPSRFPPVNVPPPNYFPPLPGRGPPPPGPPPRPYYPPP, encoded by the exons ATGCCTTACTGGTACTATGACAAGAAGGATCTGCAGAACACGCCCTCGTGTCGAGATGGGATATCCAATGAGACAGAGAATCGGTACAGGAAGGAGGGTGCGAGATTCATCATCGACACTGGGTCGAAGATggacctaggttataacacagTCGCGACTGGCGTTGTTTATTTTCATCGTTTCTACATGTTCCACTCGTTCAGAACATTCCCGAGGTACATAACCGCGTGTTGTTGCCTGTTCCTGGCTGGCAAGGTGGAGGAGACGCCGAAGAAATGCaaagatattataaaagtgGCGAAATCTTTGTTGACTGAGCAGAAGTTCGCTTCTTTTGGTGACGATCCTAAGGAAGAAGTGATGACACTAGAGCGTATCTTGCTGCAGACGATCAAGTTCGACCTGCAGGTGGAGCACCCTTACGGCTACCTGTTGAAATACGCCAAGTGTCTGAAGGGTGATAAGACTAAGCTACAGAAGATGGTACAAATGGCGTGGACGTTTGTAAACGACAG TTTATGCACAACACTCTGCCTACAATGGGAGCCGGAAGTGATAGCCGTTGCTCTGATGTTCCTGGCGGGGAAACTGAGCAAGTTTGAGGTGCTGGACTGGAATGGACGGGTCCCCAAGCACAATGCGTGGTGGGACATGTTCGTTGAAGATATCACTATGGAACTACTTGAGGATATTTGTCATCAG GTGCTAGATCTCTACTCCCCGCAGCCGCAGTCGTCAGGCAGCGACTCCCCCCCTCTACCAGCCAACAGCAAGCAGCCAAAAAACGAGAAGAAGCCCCTCTCCATTACACCGCCCACTTCAGTGTCACCTGTGTCCGTTATCGCCAGTAAGCCGGTCGTGACGCCCATCAAGAACGGCTCCGAGCTCAAGATCGAACCACCAAAGATGGAACCATTGAGGTACAGCTATCCAGCGTATCCTGGCCTGCCTCCATACCCCCCGGTTTATACCGCTCCTCCACCAACTATCCCTCCCCCACCCAGGTTACCTTTAGCAGCAGGTCCACCCCCTCCCTTAGTGTATACGGAACCTCCCCCGGCGCCCCCGTCTAGGTTCCCGCCAGTCAATGTCCCCCCTCCTAACTACTTTCCTCCACTCCCTGGAAGAGGGCCCCCGCCCCCCGGACCGCCCCCTCGCCCCTATTATCCGCCGCCGTAA